The Streptomyces nitrosporeus genome includes a window with the following:
- a CDS encoding beta-ketoacyl-[acyl-carrier-protein] synthase family protein, with amino-acid sequence MPRTPGETPAGPTARQKREVLVTGMGATTPLGADTTTTWEGLLAGRSGISRIDAPWAAGLPVRIAGPMEQDPYTAVERIRQRRLDRSQAAALVAAEEAWSDAGPPEVDPARLAVVVGTGIGGALTILDQNDRLREHGQRSLSPYTVPRLMPNGASAVVSLAVGARAGTHAPTSACASGAEAIAVGALLIRAGRADVVLAGGTDACLHPLSLGAFARMRALSLRNDAPDRASRPFDRRRDGFVMAEGAGMVVLERAEFAQARGARVHAALAGAGVTSDAHDITLPDARGQARAIGEALRDAGLTGRDIGHVNAHATGTPQGDVAESRAVRAAVGTHPVVTAAKSATGHLLGASGAVEAILTVLALKNSVVPAVRNLEEVGDGIELDLVTGLPRTAGATAALSTSFGFGGHNVVLAFTRV; translated from the coding sequence GTGCCGCGTACGCCGGGTGAGACCCCGGCCGGGCCGACCGCCCGGCAGAAGCGCGAGGTGCTGGTGACGGGCATGGGGGCCACTACCCCGCTGGGCGCCGACACCACCACCACCTGGGAGGGGCTGCTGGCCGGCCGGTCCGGTATCTCCCGGATCGACGCCCCGTGGGCGGCTGGGCTCCCGGTCCGTATCGCGGGCCCCATGGAACAGGACCCGTACACCGCGGTCGAGCGGATCCGGCAGCGGCGGCTGGACCGCAGCCAGGCGGCGGCCCTGGTCGCCGCCGAGGAGGCGTGGTCCGACGCGGGGCCGCCCGAGGTCGATCCCGCCCGCTTGGCGGTCGTGGTGGGAACCGGCATCGGCGGCGCGCTGACCATACTGGACCAGAACGACCGGCTCAGGGAGCACGGACAGCGCAGCCTCTCCCCGTACACGGTGCCCCGGCTCATGCCCAACGGCGCCTCGGCGGTGGTCAGTCTGGCCGTCGGGGCCCGTGCCGGCACCCACGCGCCGACCAGCGCCTGCGCCTCCGGCGCCGAGGCCATCGCGGTGGGCGCCCTGCTGATCCGGGCCGGCCGCGCCGACGTGGTCCTCGCCGGCGGCACCGACGCCTGCCTCCATCCCCTCTCGCTCGGCGCGTTCGCCCGGATGCGGGCCCTGTCCCTGCGCAACGACGCCCCCGACCGCGCGTCCAGGCCCTTCGACCGGCGGCGGGACGGCTTCGTGATGGCCGAGGGGGCGGGCATGGTGGTGCTGGAACGGGCGGAGTTCGCACAGGCGCGGGGCGCCCGCGTCCACGCCGCGCTGGCCGGCGCCGGCGTCACCTCCGACGCCCACGACATCACGCTGCCCGACGCCCGGGGCCAGGCGCGCGCCATCGGGGAGGCGCTGCGGGACGCCGGTCTGACCGGCCGGGACATCGGCCACGTCAACGCCCACGCCACCGGTACGCCCCAGGGGGACGTCGCCGAGTCCCGGGCCGTCCGCGCCGCGGTGGGAACGCACCCGGTGGTCACGGCGGCCAAGTCCGCCACCGGCCACCTGCTGGGCGCGTCCGGTGCGGTGGAGGCGATCCTCACGGTGCTGGCCCTGAAGAACTCCGTCGTGCCGGCAGTACGCAACCTGGAGGAGGTGGGGGACGGCATCGAACTGGACCTGGTGACCGGGCTGCCCCGCACAGCCGGCGCCACCGCGGCCCTGTCGACGTCCTTCGGCTTCGGCGGCCACAACGTCGTGCTGGCCTTCACCCGTGTCTGA
- a CDS encoding alpha/beta fold hydrolase: MPVNSVVFGAGGFIGRSLVLELLGRGEEVAAAVHGGGDRLTRWLTDRGAATGRLTVLTADITRPGLGLPEQGLDEVRDVYNTAARFAFGMSPDEARAVNVTGAVRVAEWAAARPRLRRLVHISGYRMAAAGADRPDYARDGAYEASKREGDAAVRGRARELGVPLTVVNPATVAGPGQYVGLADLVGQLWRGRLAALPGGPDVFLPVVELGYLVRFLASLPGQPESAEGTYWLLDEATPALPGLIAFLAEHMGVPAPRRSVPVEVLKRLPRAVTKADPETLSFLSTDRYDTSSARSLAESAGLEMPPVHEVLRRWADDLVASRFGLSPAPAPPYGFQQVGADRTWVTGDREAPDHVFLHGLPVDADSWAPVAARTGGRTLAADLPGFGRSGLPRQSHDAWLTALLAPVRGRPVLVAHSYSCGPALRYALRYPDRVGALVLVSPAFLQPASSWPTRSPLAVPVLRTMSAERLADSLGLPHDGSLDGAVANLRRAGAALRVVAALRSAYRQRGPLREALGQVACPVELVVGALDPLEEPSSLPVTEIASAGHYPQLTHPDEVAALLVAVRERTAAR; the protein is encoded by the coding sequence ATGCCCGTGAACTCCGTTGTCTTCGGCGCCGGCGGCTTCATCGGCCGCTCGCTGGTCCTGGAACTCCTCGGCCGCGGCGAGGAGGTCGCCGCGGCCGTGCACGGCGGCGGCGACCGGCTGACCCGGTGGCTCACCGACCGGGGTGCCGCCACCGGCCGGCTCACCGTCCTCACCGCGGACATCACCCGGCCCGGGCTCGGCCTGCCGGAGCAGGGCCTGGACGAGGTCCGCGACGTGTACAACACGGCCGCCCGGTTCGCCTTCGGGATGTCCCCCGATGAGGCCAGGGCGGTCAACGTGACCGGTGCCGTGCGGGTGGCCGAGTGGGCGGCCGCCCGGCCCCGGCTGCGCCGGCTGGTGCACATCAGCGGCTACCGCATGGCCGCGGCCGGTGCGGACCGCCCCGACTACGCGCGCGACGGCGCGTACGAGGCGTCCAAGCGGGAGGGCGACGCGGCGGTCCGCGGGCGCGCCCGCGAACTCGGCGTCCCGCTGACCGTCGTGAACCCGGCCACCGTGGCCGGCCCCGGCCAGTACGTCGGGCTCGCCGATCTCGTCGGCCAGCTCTGGCGGGGCCGGCTCGCCGCCCTGCCGGGGGGCCCCGACGTCTTCCTGCCCGTGGTCGAACTCGGCTATCTCGTACGGTTCCTGGCCTCCCTCCCCGGGCAGCCGGAAAGCGCGGAGGGCACCTACTGGCTGCTCGACGAGGCGACGCCCGCGCTGCCGGGGCTGATCGCCTTCCTGGCGGAGCACATGGGGGTGCCCGCCCCGCGCCGCTCCGTCCCCGTCGAGGTCCTGAAGCGGCTGCCCCGCGCGGTCACCAAGGCCGACCCGGAGACGCTCTCCTTCCTCTCCACCGACCGTTACGACACCTCGTCCGCCCGGAGTCTCGCCGAGTCGGCGGGGCTGGAGATGCCTCCGGTGCACGAGGTCCTGCGCCGGTGGGCCGACGACCTGGTCGCCTCCCGTTTCGGCCTGTCCCCGGCGCCGGCCCCTCCGTACGGGTTCCAGCAGGTCGGGGCGGACCGGACGTGGGTGACGGGCGACCGGGAGGCCCCGGACCACGTGTTCCTGCACGGGCTGCCGGTCGACGCCGATTCCTGGGCGCCGGTGGCCGCCCGGACGGGCGGGCGCACCCTGGCGGCCGATCTGCCGGGGTTCGGCCGGTCCGGGCTGCCCCGCCAGTCGCACGACGCGTGGCTGACGGCGCTCCTCGCCCCGGTGCGGGGCAGGCCGGTCCTGGTCGCTCATTCGTACTCCTGCGGGCCGGCCCTGCGGTACGCGCTGCGGTACCCGGACCGGGTCGGGGCGCTGGTGCTCGTCTCCCCCGCCTTCCTCCAGCCGGCGTCCTCGTGGCCGACGCGCTCCCCGCTCGCCGTGCCGGTCCTGCGCACCATGTCGGCCGAGCGGCTGGCCGACTCGCTCGGCCTGCCGCACGACGGCTCCCTCGACGGGGCGGTGGCGAACCTGCGGCGGGCCGGGGCGGCGCTCCGGGTGGTCGCCGCCCTCCGCTCCGCGTACCGGCAGCGGGGGCCGTTGCGTGAGGCCCTGGGGCAGGTCGCCTGCCCGGTGGAGCTGGTCGTGGGGGCGCTGGACCCGCTTGAGGAGCCGAGCAGTCTGCCGGTCACCGAGATCGCGTCGGCGGGCCACTACCCGCAGCTGACCCACCCGGACGAGGTGGCGGCCCTCCTCGTCGCGGTGCGGGAGCGGACCGCCGCCCGGTAG
- a CDS encoding esterase/lipase family protein — MRFPFPHTGRPAHTTRPGRALPRRSLRRAAVLLAVLGALLPAAAGAAPSALAGHPAHPRAAAPASEADGGDGADWKRAFLASVDHPDAPPPGADDPGCRPDARHPRPVVLLHGTYENASSNWSHLSPRLKADGYCVFAANVGAPPGDVLKGRAAVPLSARELARFVDRVLERTGARQIDLVGHSQGGGILPRQYLKFAGGTDPADPARNKVHHLIGIAPANHGSTVSGLATLAQRLHVLAPAAAIGGQSLADQTIGSAVNLRLDAGGDTLPGVRYTTVVTRRDLMVTPYERQYLHPAQPTHPVTNLTLQDICPQNRTGHMGTPYDPLVVRLVRNALDPSTARPPECAPTTGSD, encoded by the coding sequence ATGCGGTTCCCGTTCCCCCACACCGGCCGCCCCGCCCACACCACCCGCCCCGGCCGCGCCCTTCCGCGCCGCTCGCTGCGCAGGGCGGCGGTCCTGCTCGCCGTGCTCGGCGCCCTGCTCCCCGCCGCCGCCGGCGCCGCCCCGTCCGCCCTGGCCGGCCATCCGGCACACCCGCGTGCCGCCGCTCCCGCGAGCGAGGCCGACGGGGGCGACGGGGCCGACTGGAAACGCGCCTTCCTCGCCTCCGTCGACCACCCCGACGCCCCGCCGCCCGGAGCGGACGACCCCGGCTGCCGCCCCGACGCCCGGCACCCCCGGCCCGTCGTCCTCCTCCACGGGACCTACGAGAACGCCTCCAGCAACTGGAGCCATCTCTCACCCCGGCTGAAAGCCGACGGCTACTGCGTCTTCGCCGCCAACGTCGGCGCGCCGCCGGGCGACGTCCTCAAGGGCCGGGCCGCCGTCCCGCTGTCCGCCCGGGAACTCGCCCGCTTCGTCGACCGGGTGCTCGAACGGACCGGGGCCCGCCAGATCGACCTCGTCGGCCACTCCCAGGGCGGCGGGATCCTGCCGCGCCAGTACCTGAAGTTCGCCGGCGGCACCGACCCCGCGGACCCCGCCCGCAACAAGGTGCACCACCTGATCGGCATCGCCCCGGCCAACCACGGCAGCACCGTCTCCGGACTGGCGACCCTCGCCCAGCGGCTGCACGTCCTCGCCCCGGCAGCCGCCATCGGCGGGCAGTCACTGGCCGACCAGACGATCGGCTCCGCGGTGAACCTGAGGCTCGACGCGGGCGGCGACACCCTGCCCGGCGTCCGCTACACCACGGTGGTCACCCGCCGGGACCTGATGGTCACCCCCTACGAGCGCCAGTACCTCCACCCCGCGCAACCCACCCACCCGGTCACCAACCTCACCCTCCAGGACATCTGCCCGCAGAACCGCACGGGCCACATGGGCACCCCCTACGACCCGCTCGTCGTCCGGCTGGTACGCAACGCCCTCGACCCCTCGACCGCCCGCCCGCCGGAGTGCGCACCCACCACCGGATCGGACTGA
- the pgl gene encoding 6-phosphogluconolactonase, translated as MSAPQLVVHRDKELMAQAAAARLITAVVDAQSSRGTASVVLTGGRNGNGLLAALAAAPARDAVDWSRLDLWWGDERFLPEGDPERNVTQARAALLDAVPVDPSRVHAMPASDGPYGDDADAAAAGYAQRLAEAAGPGDHGGVPAFDVLMLGVGPDTHVASLFPELRAVRETGRTVVGVHGAPKPPPTRVSLTLPAIRAAREVWLLAAGEDKAEAVRTALSGAGEIQAPAAGAYGLDRTLWLLDTAAASLLPRTLYRPAAV; from the coding sequence GTGAGCGCTCCGCAGCTCGTCGTGCACCGCGACAAGGAGCTGATGGCCCAGGCCGCCGCCGCCCGGCTGATCACCGCGGTCGTGGACGCCCAGTCCTCCCGCGGGACCGCGTCGGTGGTCCTCACCGGCGGGCGCAACGGCAACGGCCTGCTGGCCGCGCTGGCCGCCGCTCCGGCCCGGGACGCGGTCGACTGGTCGCGGCTCGACCTGTGGTGGGGCGACGAGCGTTTCCTGCCCGAGGGCGACCCGGAGCGCAATGTCACCCAGGCCCGTGCGGCTCTGCTGGACGCGGTGCCGGTGGACCCGTCCCGGGTCCATGCGATGCCCGCCTCCGACGGGCCGTACGGCGACGACGCGGACGCCGCCGCCGCCGGGTACGCGCAGCGGCTGGCCGAGGCGGCCGGGCCCGGGGACCACGGGGGCGTACCGGCGTTCGACGTCCTGATGCTGGGTGTCGGCCCGGACACCCATGTGGCCTCGCTCTTCCCGGAGCTCCGGGCGGTACGCGAGACCGGGCGCACCGTCGTCGGGGTGCACGGTGCCCCGAAGCCGCCGCCCACCCGTGTCTCGCTCACGCTGCCCGCCATCCGGGCGGCGCGCGAGGTGTGGCTGCTCGCCGCCGGCGAGGACAAGGCGGAGGCGGTCCGGACCGCGCTGTCCGGGGCCGGGGAGATCCAGGCCCCGGCGGCGGGGGCGTACGGTCTCGACCGCACCCTGTGGCTGCTGGACACGGCAGCGGCCTCCCTGCTGCCGCGGACGCTGTACCGGCCCGCGGCCGTCTGA
- the opcA gene encoding glucose-6-phosphate dehydrogenase assembly protein OpcA, which translates to MKIDLTETTSSKINQAMISARRSIGTPAIGMVLTLVIVTDEENAYDALKAAGDSSREHPSRIIAVIKRVSRSPRARRDARLDAEIRVGSDSGSGETIVLRLHGELANHAQSVVLPLLLPDAPVVVWWPEDAPADPAKDPLGALAQRRITDTYSAEHPLDELAVRAATYQPGDTDLSWTRITPWRSMLAAALDQQPAEIVSATVEGESDNPSCELLAMWLADRLGIPVERTLSGGPGLTAVRMETKKGAIVLDRADGSLATLCMVGQPDRAVALKRRETAELLAEELRRLDPDNIYASTVKFGVERLGGPDGASASDAGQKPPAAAAGAGAPAAKRAAVKKAASK; encoded by the coding sequence ATGAAGATCGACCTCACGGAAACCACCTCCAGCAAGATCAACCAGGCGATGATCTCGGCGCGCCGTTCGATCGGTACGCCGGCCATCGGCATGGTGCTCACCCTGGTGATCGTCACCGACGAGGAGAACGCCTACGACGCCCTGAAGGCGGCGGGCGACTCCTCGCGCGAGCACCCCTCGCGGATCATCGCGGTGATCAAGCGGGTCAGCCGTTCGCCGCGCGCCCGGCGCGACGCGCGCCTCGACGCCGAGATCCGGGTCGGTTCCGACTCGGGCTCGGGCGAGACGATCGTGCTGCGCCTGCACGGCGAGCTGGCCAACCACGCCCAGTCGGTCGTCCTGCCGCTCCTGCTGCCGGACGCCCCGGTGGTGGTCTGGTGGCCGGAGGACGCTCCCGCCGACCCGGCCAAGGACCCGCTGGGCGCGCTCGCCCAGCGCCGTATCACCGATACCTACTCGGCCGAGCACCCGCTCGACGAGCTGGCGGTGCGCGCGGCGACCTACCAGCCGGGCGACACCGACCTGTCGTGGACCCGGATCACGCCGTGGCGCTCGATGCTGGCGGCGGCGCTCGACCAGCAGCCGGCCGAGATCGTCTCGGCGACGGTCGAGGGCGAGTCGGACAACCCGAGCTGCGAGCTGCTGGCCATGTGGCTGGCGGACCGCCTGGGCATCCCGGTGGAGCGCACCCTGTCCGGCGGTCCCGGGCTGACGGCGGTCCGGATGGAGACGAAGAAGGGCGCCATCGTCCTGGACCGGGCCGACGGTTCGCTCGCCACGCTCTGCATGGTGGGCCAGCCCGACCGCGCGGTCGCGCTGAAGCGGCGGGAGACCGCCGAACTCCTCGCCGAGGAGCTCCGGCGGCTGGACCCGGACAACATCTACGCGTCGACGGTGAAGTTCGGGGTGGAACGCCTCGGCGGGCCCGACGGGGCGTCGGCGTCCGACGCCGGGCAGAAGCCCCCGGCCGCTGCCGCGGGCGCGGGCGCTCCCGCGGCGAAGCGGGCGGCGGTCAAGAAGGCGGCGTCCAAGTGA
- the zwf gene encoding glucose-6-phosphate dehydrogenase: MSGVPGANPLRDAQDRRLPRIAGPSGLVIFGVTGDLSRKKLMPAVYDLANRGLLPPGFSLIGFARRDWEDEDFAQVVHDAVKEHARTPFREEVWQQLSQGMRFVQGNFDDDVAFETLRATIEELDKAQGTGGNFAFYLSVPPKFFPKVVEQLKKHGLADQTEGSWRRAVIEKPFGHDLESAQELNQLVHDVFPPNEVFRIDHYLGKETVQNILALRFANTMFEPVWNRSYVDHVQITMAEDIGIGGRAGYYDGIGAARDVIQNHLLQLLALTAMEEPGSFHPKALVAEKLKVLTAVELPEDLGKHTVRGQYTHAWQGGEEVPGYLQEEGIDPKSKTDTYAAVKLTINNRRWAGVPFYLRTGKRLGRRVTEIAVVFKRAPYLPFESGATEELGGNALVIRVQPDEGVTVRFGSKVPGTSMEVRDVTMDFAYGESFTESSPEAYERLILDVLLGDANLFPRHQEVELSWNILDPIEEYWDKHGKPARYPAGTWGPAEADEMLARDGRSWRRP; the protein is encoded by the coding sequence TTGTCTGGTGTTCCCGGAGCCAACCCGCTCCGTGACGCCCAGGACCGGCGGCTCCCGCGTATCGCGGGGCCGTCGGGGCTGGTGATTTTTGGCGTCACGGGCGATTTGTCCCGTAAAAAGCTGATGCCTGCCGTCTATGACCTGGCCAATCGCGGCCTGCTGCCGCCGGGCTTCTCGCTCATCGGCTTCGCCCGCCGCGACTGGGAGGACGAGGACTTCGCGCAGGTCGTCCACGACGCGGTGAAGGAGCACGCCCGCACCCCGTTCCGCGAGGAGGTCTGGCAGCAGCTCAGCCAGGGGATGCGCTTCGTCCAGGGCAACTTCGACGACGACGTGGCCTTCGAGACGCTCAGGGCCACGATCGAGGAGCTCGACAAGGCCCAGGGCACGGGCGGCAACTTCGCCTTCTACCTCTCGGTGCCGCCGAAGTTCTTCCCCAAGGTCGTCGAGCAGCTCAAGAAGCACGGGCTGGCCGACCAGACGGAGGGCAGCTGGCGGCGGGCCGTCATCGAGAAGCCGTTCGGGCACGACCTGGAGAGCGCGCAGGAGCTGAACCAGCTCGTGCACGACGTCTTCCCGCCGAACGAGGTCTTCCGCATCGACCACTACCTCGGCAAGGAGACGGTCCAGAACATCCTGGCGCTGCGCTTCGCCAACACGATGTTCGAGCCGGTCTGGAACAGGTCGTACGTCGACCACGTCCAGATCACGATGGCCGAGGACATCGGCATCGGCGGCCGGGCCGGTTACTACGACGGCATCGGCGCGGCCCGTGACGTCATCCAGAACCACCTGCTCCAGCTGCTGGCGCTGACGGCGATGGAGGAGCCCGGCTCCTTCCACCCCAAGGCCCTGGTCGCCGAGAAGCTGAAGGTGCTCACCGCGGTGGAGCTGCCGGAGGACCTCGGCAAGCACACGGTGCGCGGGCAGTACACGCACGCGTGGCAGGGCGGCGAGGAGGTGCCGGGCTACCTCCAGGAGGAGGGCATCGACCCCAAGTCGAAGACCGACACCTATGCCGCGGTCAAGCTGACGATCAACAACCGCCGCTGGGCGGGCGTGCCCTTCTACCTGCGCACCGGCAAGCGGCTGGGCCGCAGGGTCACGGAGATCGCGGTCGTCTTCAAGCGCGCCCCCTACCTGCCCTTCGAGTCGGGTGCCACGGAGGAGCTGGGCGGCAACGCCCTGGTCATCCGGGTGCAGCCGGACGAGGGCGTCACGGTGCGGTTCGGCTCCAAGGTGCCGGGCACGTCCATGGAGGTGCGGGACGTCACGATGGACTTCGCGTACGGCGAGTCCTTCACGGAGTCCAGCCCGGAGGCGTACGAGCGGCTCATCCTGGACGTACTGCTCGGCGACGCCAACCTCTTCCCGCGCCACCAGGAGGTCGAGCTCTCCTGGAACATCCTCGACCCGATCGAGGAGTACTGGGACAAGCACGGAAAGCCCGCCCGGTACCCGGCCGGAACCTGGGGTCCGGCCGAGGCGGACGAGATGCTCGCACGCGACGGACGGAGCTGGCGCCGGCCATGA
- the tal gene encoding transaldolase produces MTDALKRLSDEGVAIWLDDLSRKRITSGNLAELIDQSHVVGVTTNPSIFQKAISSGDGYEQQLADLAARKVTVEEAIRMITTADVRDAADILRPVFDATEGQDGRVSIEVDPRLAHDTAATVAEAKQLAWLVDRPNTLIKIPATKAGLPAITETIGRGISVNVTLIFSLERYREVMDAYLAGLEKAKAAGLDLSEIHSVASFFVSRVDTEIDKRLDAVGSDEAKAAKGKSALANARLAYEAYEEVFAGDRWAALDKAHANKQRPLWASTGVKDPSLKDTLYVDDLVAPNTVNTMPEATLEAVADHGEISGNTVGGRYDQARADLDAIKELGVDYDDVVQLLEDEGVEKFEAAWNDLLKSTGAELDRLAPSKG; encoded by the coding sequence ATGACAGACGCACTCAAGCGCCTCTCCGACGAGGGCGTGGCGATCTGGCTGGACGACCTGTCTCGCAAGCGGATCACCTCCGGCAACCTCGCCGAACTGATCGACCAGAGCCACGTCGTGGGTGTCACGACCAACCCGTCGATCTTCCAGAAGGCGATCTCCTCGGGCGACGGCTACGAGCAGCAGCTCGCCGACCTCGCCGCCCGCAAGGTGACGGTCGAGGAAGCCATCCGCATGATCACCACCGCGGACGTGCGGGACGCCGCCGACATCCTGCGCCCCGTCTTCGACGCCACCGAGGGCCAGGACGGCCGGGTCTCCATCGAGGTGGACCCGCGCCTGGCGCACGACACGGCGGCCACGGTCGCCGAGGCCAAGCAGCTGGCCTGGCTGGTGGACCGGCCGAACACGCTCATCAAGATCCCGGCGACCAAGGCCGGCCTGCCGGCGATCACCGAGACGATCGGGCGGGGCATCAGCGTCAACGTCACGCTGATCTTCTCGCTGGAGCGCTACCGCGAGGTCATGGACGCCTACCTGGCGGGTCTGGAGAAGGCCAAGGCCGCGGGCCTGGACCTCTCCGAGATCCACTCGGTGGCCTCGTTCTTCGTGTCCCGCGTGGACACCGAGATCGACAAGCGGCTGGACGCGGTCGGCTCCGACGAGGCGAAGGCCGCCAAGGGCAAGTCGGCCCTGGCCAACGCCCGGCTGGCCTACGAGGCGTACGAGGAGGTCTTCGCGGGCGACCGCTGGGCCGCCCTCGACAAGGCGCACGCCAACAAGCAGCGCCCGCTGTGGGCCTCGACCGGCGTGAAGGACCCGTCCCTCAAGGACACCCTGTACGTCGACGACCTCGTCGCCCCGAACACGGTCAACACCATGCCGGAGGCGACCCTGGAGGCCGTGGCCGACCACGGCGAGATCTCCGGCAACACCGTCGGCGGCCGCTACGACCAGGCGCGTGCCGACCTCGACGCGATCAAGGAGCTGGGCGTCGACTACGACGACGTCGTGCAGCTGCTCGAGGACGAGGGCGTCGAGAAGTTCGAGGCCGCCTGGAACGACCTGCTCAAGTCGACCGGGGCCGAGCTCGACCGCCTCGCTCCTTCGAAGGGCTGA
- the tkt gene encoding transketolase, with translation MSTMPTTTDLQWTELDQRAVDTVRVLAADAVQKVGNGHPGTAMSLAPAAYTLFQKVMRHDPADPEWTGRDRFVLSAGHSSLTLYIQLYLAGYGLELDDLKAFRTWESRTPGHPEYGHTAGVETTTGPLGQGVANAVGMAMAARYERGLFDPAAAPGTSPFDHMVWVVAGDGCLQEGISAEASSLAGHQKLGNLVLLWDDNHISIEGDTETAVSEDTVKRYESYGWHVQRVDQLPNGDLDPEGLYKALQAARAETERPSFIAARSIIAWPAPNAQNTEASHGSALGADEVAATKRVLGFDPEQSFEVSDEVIGHTRRALDRGREARAEWEKSFAAWRTGNPERAAEFDRIAAGELPAGWEEKLPVFEEGQSVATRAASGKILQALGSVVPELWGGSADLAGSNNTTIDKTSSFLPAGNPLPEADPYGRTIHFGIREHAMAAAMNGIALHGNTRIYGGTFLVFSDYMRNAVRLSALMHLPVTYVWTHDSIGLGEDGPTHQPVEHLASLRAIPGLNVVRPADANETVTAWREIMRRHTKVFGKGAPHGLALSRQGLPAYPADENAAKGGYVLLDAEGGAPEVVLIATGSEVQLAVGAREELQAAGVPTRVVSMPCVEWFEEQDQGYKDSVLPPSVKARVAVEAGIGLTWYRYVGDAGRIVSLEHFGASADAKVLFREFGFTAENVASAARESLAAAAR, from the coding sequence GTGAGCACCATGCCGACCACCACAGACCTCCAGTGGACCGAATTGGACCAGCGGGCCGTGGACACCGTCCGCGTCCTGGCCGCGGACGCCGTACAGAAAGTCGGAAACGGCCACCCGGGTACGGCCATGAGCCTGGCTCCCGCCGCGTACACCCTCTTCCAGAAGGTGATGCGCCACGACCCGGCGGACCCCGAGTGGACCGGGCGTGACCGTTTCGTCCTGTCCGCGGGCCATTCCAGCCTGACCCTGTACATCCAGCTCTACCTCGCCGGGTACGGCCTGGAGCTGGACGACCTCAAGGCCTTCCGCACCTGGGAGTCCAGGACGCCGGGTCACCCGGAGTACGGCCACACCGCCGGTGTCGAGACGACGACCGGCCCGCTGGGCCAGGGTGTCGCCAACGCGGTGGGCATGGCCATGGCCGCCCGCTACGAGCGCGGCCTCTTCGACCCGGCCGCGGCCCCCGGCACCTCCCCCTTCGACCACATGGTGTGGGTCGTCGCGGGTGACGGCTGCCTCCAGGAGGGCATCTCCGCGGAGGCGTCCTCGCTGGCCGGCCACCAGAAGCTGGGCAACCTCGTGCTGCTGTGGGACGACAACCACATCTCCATCGAGGGCGACACCGAGACCGCCGTCTCCGAGGACACCGTCAAGCGGTACGAGTCCTACGGCTGGCACGTCCAGCGCGTCGACCAGCTGCCCAACGGCGACCTGGACCCCGAGGGCCTCTACAAGGCGCTCCAGGCGGCCAGGGCCGAGACGGAGCGCCCCTCCTTCATCGCGGCCCGCTCGATCATCGCCTGGCCGGCCCCGAACGCCCAGAACACCGAGGCCTCGCACGGTTCGGCGCTGGGCGCCGACGAGGTCGCGGCCACCAAGCGCGTCCTCGGCTTCGACCCGGAGCAGAGCTTCGAGGTCTCCGACGAGGTCATCGGGCACACCCGCCGGGCGCTGGACCGCGGCCGTGAGGCCAGGGCGGAGTGGGAGAAGTCCTTCGCCGCGTGGCGGACGGGCAACCCGGAGCGCGCCGCCGAGTTCGACCGGATCGCCGCGGGCGAGCTCCCGGCCGGCTGGGAGGAGAAGCTCCCGGTCTTCGAGGAGGGCCAGAGCGTCGCCACCCGCGCGGCCTCCGGCAAGATCCTTCAGGCGCTCGGCAGTGTCGTCCCCGAGCTGTGGGGCGGCTCCGCCGACCTCGCGGGCTCGAACAACACCACCATCGACAAGACGTCGTCCTTCCTGCCGGCGGGCAACCCGCTGCCGGAGGCCGACCCGTACGGCCGCACGATCCACTTCGGTATCCGCGAGCACGCCATGGCCGCGGCCATGAACGGCATCGCGCTGCACGGCAACACGCGGATCTACGGCGGCACCTTCCTGGTGTTCTCCGACTACATGCGCAACGCCGTGCGCCTGTCCGCGCTGATGCACCTGCCGGTGACGTACGTGTGGACGCACGACTCGATCGGTCTCGGCGAGGACGGCCCGACCCACCAGCCGGTGGAGCACCTGGCCTCGCTGCGCGCCATCCCGGGCCTCAACGTCGTGCGCCCGGCCGACGCCAACGAGACGGTCACCGCCTGGCGCGAGATCATGCGCCGCCACACCAAGGTGTTCGGCAAGGGCGCCCCGCACGGTCTGGCGCTGTCCCGCCAGGGCCTGCCCGCCTACCCGGCGGACGAGAACGCGGCCAAGGGCGGTTACGTGCTCCTCGACGCCGAGGGCGGCGCCCCCGAGGTCGTGCTGATCGCCACCGGGTCCGAGGTCCAGCTGGCCGTGGGCGCCCGCGAGGAGCTCCAGGCGGCCGGTGTGCCGACCCGTGTGGTCTCCATGCCGTGTGTCGAATGGTTCGAGGAGCAGGACCAGGGTTACAAGGACAGCGTGCTGCCTCCGTCGGTGAAGGCGCGCGTCGCCGTCGAGGCCGGCATCGGCCTCACCTGGTACCGGTACGTGGGTGACGCGGGCCGGATCGTGTCGCTGGAGCACTTCGGCGCCTCGGCCGACGCGAAGGTGCTGTTCCGCGAGTTCGGCTTCACCGCGGAGAACGTGGCGTCCGCCGCCCGGGAATCTCTCGCGGCCGCCGCGCGCTGA